One window from the genome of Musa acuminata AAA Group cultivar baxijiao chromosome BXJ1-4, Cavendish_Baxijiao_AAA, whole genome shotgun sequence encodes:
- the LOC103982387 gene encoding sugar transport protein MST6-like, with protein MAGGGLAPSNGEVKHYNGRVTSFVIVTCMIAATGGLIFGYDIGVSGGVTSMDEFLEKFFPSVYQQEKTASGSKNQWCQFDSQMLTSFTSSLYVAGLISTYFASMVTQAFGRKSSMLFGGAAFLLGSAINGVAMNVAMLIIGRILLGVGVGFANQAVPLYLSEMAPPQLRGALNMGFQMATTIGIFVAGLVNYGTGKLHAGYGWRISVALAAVPALIMTLGAIALPDTPNSLVERGLRDQAKATLQKIRGTDDVEAELQDMIEASEEAKKVSDPWSSILRPEHRPHLVMAIAIPMFQQLTGINVIMFYAPVLFKTIGFGDSASLMSAVISGLVNVFATTVSIATVDKFGRRVLFLEGGIQMVVSQVAVGAILGTFFGDAGTGKLSPGLANLVLALICVYVAAFAWSWGPLGWLVPSEIFPLNIRSAGQSIVVGVNFFFTFVIAQLFLMALCHLKSGLFHLFAAFVVVMTLFVVFLVPETKGVPIEEMTLVWKKHWFWKKYMLDDHITPSVHRRED; from the exons ATGGCAGGTGGTGGGTTAGCGCCCTCAAATGGCGAGGTGAAGCACTACAATGGCCGTGTCACTTCCTTCGTGATCGTCACTTGCATGATCGCGGCCACCGGTGGCCTAATCTTCGGCTACGACATTGGCGTCTCGG GGGGTGTGACTTCCATGGATGAATTCCTTGAGAAGTTCTTCCCATCGGTGTACCAGCAGGAGAAGACGGCCAGCGGGTCGAAGAACCAATGGTGCCAGTTCGACAGCCAAATGCTGACGTCCTTCACGTCGTCCCTCTACGTCGCGGGGCTCATCTCCACCTACTTCGCGTCAATGGTGACCCAGGCATTTGGCAGGAAGTCATCCATGCTGTTCGGCGGGGCGGCCTTCCTCCTGGGCTCGGCCATCAATGGCGTCGCCATGAACGTGGCCATGCTCATCATCGGCCGCATTCTGCTCGGTGTCGGCGTGGGGTTCGCCAACCAGGCCGTCCCGCTTTACTTGTCCGAGATGGCACCGCCGCAGCTCCGAGGGGCGCTCAACATGGGGTTCCAGATGGCCACCACCATCGGCATCTTCGTCGCCGGCCTTGTGAATTATGGCACGGGAAAGCTCCATGCGGGATACGGGTGGCGCATATCGGTGGCCCTTGCTGCCGTGCCGGCTCTCATCATGACCCTTGGTGCCATCGCCCTCCCCGACACCCCCAACTCCCTCGTCGAGCGTGGCCTGCGCGACCAGGCCAAGGCCACGCTTCAGAAGATCCGGGGGACCGACGACGTCGAGGCGGAGCTGCAGGACATGATCGAGGCGAGCGAGGAGGCGAAGAAGGTGAGCGACCCCTGGAGTAGCATCCTCCGCCCGGAACACCGCCCGCATCTCGTCATGGCCATCGCCATCCCCATGTTCCAGCAGCTCACCGGCATCAACGTGATCATGTTCTACGCGCCGGTGCTCTTTAAGACCATCGGCTTCGGGGACAGCGCCTCGCTCATGTCGGCCGTCATCTCCGGCCTCGTCAACGTCTTCGCGACCACCGTGTCCATCGCAACCGTCGACAAGTTCGGCCGCAGGGTCCTGTTCCTGGAGGGCGGGATTCAGATGGTGGTGAGCCAGGTGGCCGTCGGGGCCATCCTGGGGACCTTCTTCGGGGATGCCGGCACCGGGAAGCTCTCGCCAGGGTTGGCCAACCTGGTGCTGGCGCTCATCTGCGTCTACGTCGCAGCGTTCGCGTGGTCGTGGGGGCCGCTCGGCTGGCTGGTGCCCAGCGAGATCTTCCCGCTCAACATCCGGTCGGCGGGACAGTCGATCGTGGTCGGCGTCAACTTCTTCTTCACCTTCGTCATCGCGCAGCTCTTCCTCATGGCGCTCTGCCACCTCAAATCCGGTCTGTTCCACCTGTTCGCTGCCTTCGTGGTAGTGATGACATTGTTCGTCGTCTTCCTGGTGCCCGAGACGAAGGGCGTGCCCATCGAAGAGATGACTCTGGTGTGGAAGAAGCACTGGTTTTGGAAGAAGTACATGCTCGACGACCACATCACGCCATCGGTGCACCGGCGAGAAGACTGA
- the LOC135671797 gene encoding beta-fructofuranosidase, insoluble isoenzyme 3-like, translating into MGSPNRVWTAWLFVVCVYWCFCSMERNKMFVEPSHIVYEELQSVSPALVNDELKPRYHFRSARNWLNDPNGPMYYKGIYHFFYQYNPYGSVWGNIVWAHSVSTDLINWKALAPAIYPSEPFDIYGCWSGSATVLPGDKPVILYTGVDPEQRQVQNIAFPANLSDPYLREWTKPDYNPVIPPELGVNASAFRDPTTAWYAPNKHWTLVVGSKRDRRGMAILYRSKDFVHWIKAKHPLHSSKDIGMWECPDFFPVAAKGRQGLDTSAYGDGVKHVLKVSLDATRYEYYTVGKYFHYMDKYVPDVTSSDDHTGLRYDYGNFYASKTFYDPSKKRRILWGWANESDSAYTDKDKGWAGVQAIPRSIWLDDSGRQLVQWPIEEFETLRDKHIFVKNKNIPSGGFLEVKEIQTAQADVEVTFDVASLEKAEEFDPYYVDDAEAFCAKKTAETKGGVGPFGLLVLASANREERTAVFFRIFKAQSKYMVLMCHDPTRSSKRESTYKPTFAGFVDIDITKTRKISLRSLIDHSVVESFGAGGKTCITSRVYPSVAIGENAHLFVFNNGAQDVKLFELNAWEITEPEMNDEIIY; encoded by the exons ATGGGATCACCCAATCGAGTTTGGACAGCATGGCTATTTGTGGTTTGTGTTTACTGGTGCTTTTGTTCCATGGAGAGGAACAAAATGTTTGTGGAGCCATCTCATATAGTGTATGAAGAGCTTCAGTCTGTTTCACCTGCCTTGGTAAATGACGAGTTAAAACCAAGATATCACTTCCGATCCGCTAGAAATTGGCTCAATG ATCCGAatg GGCCTATGTACTACAAAGGCATCTACCACTTCTTCTACCAGTACAATCCATACGGTTCAGTGTGGGGCAACATCGTGTGGGCCCACTCGGTCTCCACGGACCTGATCAACTGGAAGGCACTCGCCCCCGCCATCTACCCGTCGGAACCATTCGACATCTACGGGTGTTGGTCGGGCTCCGCTACTGTTCTTCCCGGCGACAAGCCCGTGATCCTGTACACCGGCGTCGACCCAGAGCAACGCCAAGTCCAAAACATCGCGTTCCCCGCCAACCTATCCGACCCTTACCTCCGGGAATGGACTAAGCCGGACTACAACCCAGTGATACCCCCGGAACTTGGCGTCAACGCCAGTGCCTTTCGAGACCCAACAACGGCGTGGTACGCCCCGAACAAGCACTGGACTCTGGTTGTAGGCAGCAAGAGAGACAGAAGAGGCATGGCGATCTTGTACAGGAGCAAAGATTTCGTGCACTGGATCAAGGCGAAGCACCCGCTGCACTCCTCTAAGGATATCGGCATGTGGGAGTGCCCGGACTTCTTCCCGGTGGCGGCGAAGGGAAGGCAAGGGTTAGACACGTCTGCGTACGGTGACGGGGTGAAGCATGTGTTGAAGGTTAGCTTGGACGCGACGAGATACGAGTACTATACTGTCGGGAAGTACTTCCATTATATGGATAAGTACGTGCCGGATGTTACATCGTCGGATGATCACACTGGTTTAAGGTATGATTACGGGAACTTTTACGCCTCCAAGACGTTCTATGATCCTTCTAAGAAGAGGAGGATACTGTGGGGTTGGGCGAATGAATCGGACAGTGCGTATACCGATAAGGACAAGGGTTGGGCAGGAGTTCAA GCAATTCCAAGATCTATCTGGCTAGATGACAGTGGACGACAGCTTGTCCAATGGCCAATTGAAGAGTTCGAAACCCTTAGAGACAAACACATCTTTGTCAAGAACAAGAACATCCCAAGTGGTGGTTTCTTGGAAGTTAAAGAAATACAAACAGCGCAG GCGGATGTGGAGGTGACGTTCGATGTTGCAAGTCTAGAAAAGGCTGAGGAGTTTGATCCATATTATGTCGACGATGCTGAAGCATTCTGTGCCAAAAAGACAGCAGAAACCAAGGGTGGGGTTGGGCCATTTGGACTGCTGGTTTTGGCCTCAGCCAACCGAGAAGAGAGAACTGCTGTCTTCTTCAGGATCTTCAAAGCTCAAAGCAAGTATATGGTCCTCATGTGCCATGATCCTACCAG ATCATCGAAGAGGGAAAGTACATACAAACCCACTTTTGCGGGCTTCGTTGACATCGATATTACAAAAACAAGAAAGATATCTCTTAGAAGTTTG aTTGATCACTCTGTTGTGGAGAGTTTTGGAGCCGGAGGCAAGACATGTATCACATCAAGGGTTTATCCTAGTGTGGCTATAGGAGAAAACGCTCATCTCTTTGTGTTCAACAACGGTGCACAGGATGTGAAGCTCTTCGAACTGAATGCATGGGAGATCACAGAACCGGAAATGAATGATGAAATCATTTACTGA